The following DNA comes from Neovison vison isolate M4711 chromosome 13, ASM_NN_V1, whole genome shotgun sequence.
tttattatatagtacttttttattatttatatttttgtgtatgagcTAAAATgtatgcactcttttttttttttttttaatattttatttatttatttgacagacaaagatcacaagtaggcagagactcaggcagagagaggaggaagcaggctcccagcggagcagagagcctgatgcagggctcgatccgaggaccctgggatcatgaactgcgccgaaggcagagaccttaattcacggagccacccaggtgccccacacatggCACTTTTGAAACACTTTTGGTGgctaagaaaggaaaatttcttcAGAATTCTTTTTCTAGAACTCCATTTGAATGGACTAGAATTCTTGGAACTGCGTGAATAGGAAAATGCCCTGGGAGGGCATTTTGGTGTTGGAGgttgcactctttttttttaaaaagattttatttatttaatttgacagaaagagatcacaagtaggcagagaggcaggcagagagagagagagagaggaggaagcaggctccctgctgaacagagagcccgatgtatgAGCTAAAATGTAAAAGCCTTAAGGAtagtggatattttattttattaattaaaacaaatttaaattaacatataatgtattatttgtttcagggttacaggtctgtaaTTCGtcggtcttacacaattcacagtgctcaccatagcacataccctccccaatgttcattacccagccaccctatctttcccctccttcactccagcaaccctcaatttgcttcccgagattaagagtctcttatggattgtctccctctctggatttgtcttgtttcattttttcctctcctaaAGTGTTGTGGATATTTTAACAGTTCAGTAAGTCTGCAATGTACTGTAAAAATGCATTGTGCTTAGTAGGCATCTAGCAAATGTTTGTTGATTGATTACCAGTGATTATGATAAAGGGCAAAATGAATGATATAgcaaatttataataatatgcTAATTGAGTCATGTAAGTAATGCAAAAGGAATTAGAGAAGAGGGAGATACTAAGAGAGGGATTTCTCCGGGATGTGGGACTTATAACTAACTGCAGATAGGGAAAAGATAATGAATATGGTAGCAGTCCGATGCAGAAAATACCATCATTATGATGGGCTTCATTACATTCTGAAGTGGCATTCTGTTATAAAATCATTGAAATATTAGATTACTTAGCATCACTCACCTCAGcccctttattttacaaatgatgaaaCTGAGTTTAACAATGAGTCGTGGAACACTACATCcaaaaccaggtggtgggtattatagagggcacagcttgcatggagcactgggtgtggtgaaaaaataatgaatactgtttttctgaaaataaataaattggaaaaaaaaataaacagaatgaataagttaaaaaaaaactaatgatgtactatattgtGAATGACGtcacataaaataaaagtgagtCAAGTTGTAGAAGGGATGGGAAAAAGAACTTAAGTTCTCATAGAGTTAAGGTTAGGATCTTATCACAGCTTTTCTAATTTCAAGTGCTGTGTTCTTTTTGCCATTCCATGAACCATGAAAAGTAAACATGGTATGGGCAAAGttctacaaataaaaatcacataatttttttttctatatcacaTTAGCTCAACATGTTTAGATTCTTCAGGGAAGATCTCTCTTCTGGCTTGTTAGAATTTCATTGTATGTTCTCATAGCTCAAGCTCTGTGATCACTTCCACTCCCTGAGCTGTGCTACAATAGCTCAATAACTTCAGAATTTCtacattatcttttttcttgAGGAGGAAAAGGTGAATATGATTTGATAAAATGCAAAAACATGGGGCTAAACACAAGAGAACATTAATGAGACTGATAGCATTGCATGTAGAAGGCAATCAAAGGGGTAAGGAAAACAAAGATCATCATAAATTGCCTTAGTTTTCAGAACTCCATCAGTAGGAGTAACAAACTCTGAGGGAAAAATCAATGAACTCATTTCCATTTCTACTTTGTTCTCTCATGTTATTCCAGGGCATTCCTGATCTGCCTCTTACAACTCTTTTGACTTAGCAGATTTTGCTTAATCTTCTTTTATCAAAACTGAGGGAATTTTAAGGAGATTAGGGAGTTAGAAACAGCACTTTTTAGCAATGAGTTACTGCTCATTTTCTGCAATTACAGTGTAGGGATTATATTAGATGTGTTTGGACTTTGTGAAGTAAggtaatgttttttctttatgatCTGAAACTCATGCAATCAGTGACTCCCACGAAGTTGATTTTCTCTTTACTCTTTCTTGCAGATAAAATTTGTGTCATCTCTGCTTGCAGAGCTAATGGATGGAGCCAACGAGTCTGTGGTATCTGAGTTTGTGTTCCTGGGACTCTCCAATTCATGGGAGGTCCAGCTTctcctatttctcttttcctctgtgttctACATGGCAAGCCTACTGGGAAATCTCCTCATTGTGTTCTCTGTGAGCACTGACCATACCTTGCACTCTCCTATGTACTTCCTGCTGGCCAACCTCTCCTTTCTTGATGTGGGAGTTTGTTCTATTGCAGCTCCCAAAATGATTTATGACCTTTTCAGAAAACGCAAAGCCATCTCTTTTGGAGGTTGTATATCTCAGATCTTCTTTATTCATGCTATTGGGGGCACAGAAATGGTGCTGCTCATTGCCATGGCCTTTGACAGATACGTTGCCATTTGTAAGCCTCTCCACTACCTGACCATCATGAGCCCACGAATGTGCATTTTGATTCTGGCTGCAGCCTGGGTCCTTGGCCTTATCCACTCAGTGGCCCAATTGGCTTTTGTTGTAGACTTGCCCTTCTGTGGTCCTAATGTACTGGACAGCTTTTATTGTGACCTTCCTCAACTCATTAAACTTGCTTGCACGGAGACCAATAGACTGGAGTTCATGGTCACAGCCAATAGTGGACTCATCTCTGTGGGTTCCTTCTTTATATTGATTATTTCTTACATCATCATTCTGGCCACAGTTTGGAAACACTCTTCAGGTGGGTTATCCAAGGCCCTCTCTACTTTGTCAGCTCATGTCACTGTGGTGGTTTTATTCTTTGGACCATTAATCTTCTTTTACACCTGGCCCTTCCCCTCATCACACTTGGATAAATTTCTTGCTATCTTTGATGCAGTTCTCACCCCTTTTCTGAACCCGGTCATCTACACATTCAGGAACAAGGAGATGAAGGCAGCAATGAAGAAACTTTGTTATCAGCTTGTAAGTTACAGGAAGATGtagtaaatacttaaaaaaaattagccctACACTcaataacaacagaaaaaataaagtgattgaaGTTTTAGGTCTCTATTAATTTCATGTATTAGGTTACATTTAGGCATTTACCATGTTACCTTGTATTTCTAGTACCCTAACAAACAATAAAGGGAGCTAATTTTGGGACTTCTGTGTTTCAGACCCTGCGGTGGATGTTTtatgtacattattttatttaatatttatgaaaactCAGTGTAGTGAGtattttttatcttgattttggGGGGGGTAATTAAGAAATGCTTCCTGTTCATCCCTCTGTAATTACTAAGGAAAATATGTCAAACCAAAGTTATCACCACCTTAATCCACTATTTCCAATTGTCTTTCCCCTCAAAAGGTGCCAAACAGAGAACGTATTCAATAATTTCATGCTGGAAATTTAGCACATTATTCTTTTTCACTGTTATAATTTCCCTACTTTGAATTGGCTAACATCCTTTACTTAAACTATCAAACTGCCATAATGCCAAttggttttacttttctttttcctctgaggtatcagtttgtttcctactaACCCATTTCTTTGGTTACCTAGAAAACTGTTCATTACATAGTGGAATTTTGGAATTTTAGAACTGGAATTTGAGATGTTAAATGATAGATTCAAGGTGAAAATCAGATCTCCACACTTTCTCCCCCCaaatttattgaggaataattgtcaaatataattatatacatttaaagtgtacaatgtggtaatttgatatata
Coding sequences within:
- the LOC122893233 gene encoding olfactory receptor 4F3/4F16/4F29-like is translated as MDGANESVVSEFVFLGLSNSWEVQLLLFLFSSVFYMASLLGNLLIVFSVSTDHTLHSPMYFLLANLSFLDVGVCSIAAPKMIYDLFRKRKAISFGGCISQIFFIHAIGGTEMVLLIAMAFDRYVAICKPLHYLTIMSPRMCILILAAAWVLGLIHSVAQLAFVVDLPFCGPNVLDSFYCDLPQLIKLACTETNRLEFMVTANSGLISVGSFFILIISYIIILATVWKHSSGGLSKALSTLSAHVTVVVLFFGPLIFFYTWPFPSSHLDKFLAIFDAVLTPFLNPVIYTFRNKEMKAAMKKLCYQLVSYRKM